The window TCTTCTGGGTGTGGGGGAAGACCGAGCGCGACGCTTTCGAGTCTGATCTCCGGGAACGTCGCGCGGTCCGGGAACTCGAGGAGGTCTCCCGGACCGACGAGGGCCGGCTGTATCGGGCGCGGTGGAACGCGGAGATCGAGGGGTTCGTCCGCGGCGTCACCGAAATCGGCGGGACGATCCTCCGCGGGCGGGGGACGGAAGAGGGATGGCGCGTCACCATCCGATTCGGCGAGCGGGCTGCTGTGAGTCGGTTCCGAGAGTACTGTCACGAGCACGACGTCTCGATCACGGTCGACAGGATCTATACGGCCGCGGAAACGGGGCTGGAAGCCGGTGCCGACGGCGGGTACGAACTCACCGACGAGCAACGCGAGACGGTCCGACACGCCTACGAGGCGGGCTACTTCCGCCAGCCGCGGGGGATCACCCAGACCGAACTGGCCGAGGAGTTCGGACTCAGCCAGCGGGCGATCTCCCGACGGCTCCACCGCGGACTCTCGCGGCTCGTCGGGTCGACGGTGGGTGCCGATCTCGAGGAGGCCGATGCCGACACTGGCCGGGATGGGGACGGAGACCGCGAGCCGGAAAACGCGTCGTGATCCAGGCCCACCGTTAACTACGGGGCCGGTGTACGACGTCCGATGGCCGATTCCGACCCCGACACCCGCCCGAACGTTCTACTCGTGCTCACGGACCAGGAGCGATACGATCTCTCGGCCCCGGACGGTCCGCCGGCCGAAACCGAGGCAATCGACCGACTCTCGAGTGAAGGGCTGCGGTTCGAACGGGCCTTTACCCCGATCAGTATCTGCTCGAGCGCCCGCGCGTCGCTGCTGACCGGCCAGTTCCCCCACGGCCACGGGATGCTGAACAACTGCCACGAGGACGATGCCATCCGACCGAACCTGCCCGCCGACATCCCGACGTTCTCCGAACTGCTGGACGCGAACGGCTACGACTGCACGTACACGGGGAAGTGGCACGTCGGCCGGGATCAGACGCCCGAAACGTTCGGTTTCTCCTATCTGGGCGGCAGCGACGTCCACCACGACGACATCGACGACGCGTTCCGCGAGTACCGGCGGGAGCGTGGCACTCCCGTAGGGGAGGTCGACCTCGAGGAGGAACTCTACACGGGCGAGGACCCGCGGGACGGCAGCGAGGGAACCTTCGTCGCGGCGACGACGCCGGTCGACGTCGAGGAGACCCGCGCCTGGTTCCTCGCGGAGCGGACGATCGAGGCGCTCGAGTCCCACGCTGATGGGGACGGCGACCCCGGCCCGTTCTTCCACCGTGCCGACTTCTACGGGCCCCACCACCCCTACGTCGTCCCCGAACCGTACGCCTCGATGTACGATCCCGACGAGGTCGAACTACCCGACAGCTACGCCGAGACCTTCGACGGGAAGCCACAGGTCCACGAGAACTACCTCCACTACCGGGGCGTCGCCGGCTTCGACCGGGAGCTATGGGCCGAAGCCATCGCGAAGTACTGGGGGTTCGTGACGCTGATCGACGACCAACTCGGACGGGTCCTCGAGGCGCTCGACGAGTACGGCCTGGCCGACGGGACGGTCGTCGTTCACGCTTCCGACCACGGGGACTTCGCCGGGGGTCACCGCCAGTTCAACAAGGGGCCGCTGATGTACGACGACACCTACCGGATCCCGCTGCAGATACGGTGGCCCGGCGAGATCGACCCGGGGTCGGTCCGTGCGGCCCCCGTCCTCCTGCACGACCTGGCACCGACGTTCCTCGAGTTGGCCGGCGTTTCGGTTCCCGGGGCGTTCGACGCCCGCAGCCTCGTCCCGTTACTCGAGAACGGGGGGACAGTCCCCGACGACGTGTGGCCCGACTCGGTCTTCGCCCAGTATCACGGCGACGAGTTCGGCCTCTACAGCCAGCGGATGGTCCGCACAGACCGGTACAAGTACGTCTACAACGGCCCTGACGTCGACGAACTGTACGAACTCGAGGCCGACCCGGCCGAGTTGCAGAACCTGATCGATCACCCCGACTACGCGGACGTCCGGGCGTCGATGCGGGAGCGACTGGTCGAATGGATGGATCGCACGGACGACCCGAACCGGGGATGGGTGCCGGACGCCCTCGACCTCGAGGAGACGTCGGCGGACTGACTCCCGTGACGCGATCGGCCCTCGCCAAAGCGTACGTTTACGGTCCCGAGGCGGTTACCCCCGTCCATGACCGACGACGCGAACGAACCCGAGGGGGTGTGGCGACGATGACGGCCGCTGCGGGCGACCCCGGCCCCGACGAACTCCGAGAAGAGGCCGACGACCTCGAACGGATCGCCAGTGGGCTCGAGGATCTGATCGTCGAACTTCGGGACAACCCCGTCAGGGACACCCGACTCGAGGGCCTGTACGACGAGGCGACGACGAGCGACCCGGGGATCTGGAACACCGTGACGGCGTTCATCGACGTCGAGGACGGCGAGGCGGCCGTCTCCGACGAGTCGAAGCTCGCCCAGGGATCGTGGGCGCCCGAGATCGTCGAGGACTGCGACGCGATGGTCACGATCGACATCCAGCGCGGACTGATGCCCGACGACTTCGAGTACCTCGTCGGGAAGAAACTGGAAGACGAGACCACGGAGCTGCGCGAGGAGGCGGCGAAGCTCCGGCAGCAGGCACACGAACTCGAACGAGAGCAAGAGTAAGAGCGAGAGCGAGACGAAGAGAAAGACGACGGCTCCTGATTCCCGACCGCCTCGAGGCCAGCATCGACTCGCGGGAGGGCCGGACGATCACTCCCCCCGGGAGTCGGTCGGCGCGAGGGTGCGTGACTCCAGTTCGGCGAGTTCGTCGAACGGTATCGCGACTTCCGTCGGCGGCCCGACGTCCCCCGGCCCCGGCTGGACGATCGGCGCGACCGCCTCGAGCGTGTCCACCAGCCGCGGGCCCGGCCGGTTGAGGTAGTGGTCGCCGTCCATCGCCCAGACGCGTCCCTCGCGAACGGCCGTCAGGTCCGCCCACCCCTCGCGCTCTGTGAGGTCGGTCCGGTTCGCGGCCGTCTGCTCGAGGTCGAACCCGCAGGGGGCGACGATCACGACCTCGGGGTCGTAGTCGCGGATCTCGTCCCACTCGCGGGGTCGGGACCGCTCGCCCGGATCGGCCAGGCCGTACTCGCCGCCGGCCCACTCGACGAGTTCGGCCGTCCAGTGGCCGGCGATCATCGCCGGGTCGGTCCAGTCGAAGATCGCGACCCGCGGGCGATCCTCGCTCTCGAGGCCCAGCCCGGCGGTGCGGTCCCTGACGGCGGCGATCCGCTCCTCGAGTTCGGTTCGGACCTCGCGGGCGCGCTCCTCGCGGCCCGTCGCCGCGCCGATGCGGTCCACGTCGGCGAGGACGTCCTCGACGCTGTGGGGGTCCGTGGTCAGCACTTCCGGATCGGCGTCGATCTCCGCGACGGCGTCGGCGACGACGGCCTCGTCGACCGCACAGACGTCGCACATCCCCTGGGTGACGATCAGGTCGGGGTCCAGCCGCTCGAGCGTGGCGACGTCGACCTCGTAGACGCCGTCCTCGTCGGCCGTCGTCTCGAGTACCTGTCGGTCGATCTCCCCGCTCGAGGCGGCCGACTCGATGCGCGATCGGGTAACCGACGGCAGCGATTCGACCTCGGGGGGAAAGTCACACTCGTGGGAGACGCCGACGGGTTCGAGCCCGAGCGCGGCGACGATCTCCGTCGCCGACGGGAGCGTGGTAACGACGCGCATGAGCCCCGGTTGGACGCCGACGGACAAAATCATTGTCATAGTGAAACAAACGGCGCCGTGGTTGGCACAGGCTATCGTTCGCCGCCGGTGTCGTATCGATCGGCGTCCGCGTTCGAGTCCGGATCGGCGTCGAGGTCCGATCCGCCCGGGCTGTCGCCGTCCTCGACGTCGAACTCGTCGGTCTCGAGTTCGTCGCCGTCGACGTTGATGCTTCCCTCCTGGATCTCGACCACGACGCCGTCGTGGTCCTCGGACCGGCCGAGCATTCGGCTCGCGGCCGACTCGACCTCGCGGTTGACCTCCCAGACGAATCGCAACACGGACTCGAGTTCCGCGCCGGCGGAGCCGACGGCGCTGCGTCCGGGTCCGTGCCCGCGGTCGGGTTCGGGTTCGGGCCCGGATTCGGGTGCGAGTTCGGAGTCGTGGGTATGATCGTGGTCGGTGTCATGATCGTAATCGGGAGACAGGTCACCCGCGGCCATCGCCGGCCCGGCCCCGAGGTCGCGGGCCACCCCGGAGGGCAACTCGCCGGGGCTCCGTGCTCCTTCCGGATGGAGGTACTGGATCGGGTGCTCGTTGGGTACTTCCCGCAGGTCCACGTCAAACGACCAGAGGTACGGCAGGACCTGCAGTGCGTATCCCTGGGGTTTCGGCGCTCGGCGACCCGCCGCGGAGAAGACCGTCGCGATCGCCGTCGTTCCCGCGTCGGTGTCGTAGTAGAGGCCCGGAACGCCTGGAATGGAGACGCGCATACTCGAGTCGTGGCGACGACGGCTCCTGAGTGCCATGCCGGCAGATCCAGGGTCGGGGTATATCGGGCGAACGGACTCTCCGCCGATCAGAACCCGTCCGCGAACTTGTCCCGGCGGTTGATGTCGAGTTCGCTCACGCTCGAGCGCTCCTGACTCGCGGCGAAGACGATCGCGTCGGCGACCTCCTCGGGTTCGGTCACCTCGCCCTCCTCGAAGCGCTCGGCGAAGGTCTGCCCGTCGGTGGCCTCGAACTCCGAGCGAACTTCCGAGGGGTTGACGATCGTGACGCCGACGTCGTCGTCGCCGACCTGGGCGGCGACGCTCTTGGCGAACCCGCGAACCCACCACTTCGAGGCCGCGTAGACGGGGTTGAACGACCGCGGGTACTGGCCGGCGAAGCTCCCGACGAAAATCAGGTGGCCGTCGCGCTCGCGGACGTGGGGGATCGCCGCCCGCGTCGCGTAGAAGACGCCGTCGACGTTGGTCTCCTGCATCGTCTCGTACTCCTCGGTCGTTAGCTCGGCGACGTCGCTGCCCCGCGAGAGGCCGGCGTTGTTCACCAGCACGTCGATGCCGCCGAACGCCTCGATCGTCTGGTCGATCAGCGCGTCGACCTCCTCCTCCTCCCGAACGTTCGTGGGAACGACCAGCGTCTCGACGCCGTGTTCGGCCTCGAGTTCGGTCGCCAGTTCCGTCAGCCGATCCTCGCTGCGGGCCGCCAGTACGACGTTCGCTCCCGCCGCCGCGAGCCGGCGGCAGGTCGCCGCGCCGATGCCGGCACTCGCGCCGGTGACGATCGCGACGCTTCGCTCGAGGGTGCCGTCGCTGGGTCGTGTCATCGAGTGAAACGACCGCGTCGCGGCCCTAATCGGTTTCGGGAGCGGGCCTCGCTCGAGCCGAAAGGACCTCGACCGAGCGCGTGCAGTCCCCGCGGCAGTCGACGGTCAGTCGTCCTCGGCGGTCGGGAGCGCGACGACCGGCCGGTCGGCCTTGGTCACCAGTTTCAGCGACAGGTCCCCCGAGAGGAACTGCATCAGTCGGCTGCCGCCGCGCGACCGGTAGACGATAGCGCTCGCACCGACCTCGTCGGCGGCCTCGAGGATGGCGTCGACGACGTTCCGGGCGTAGGCCGTGTGCTCGCCGGCGTCTGGAAACACCTCCCGGACGGCGGCGTACGACTCCGCGGCGATCTCCTCGGACTGTTCGACCGGCGTCTTGTCGGGGACGCCTTCGCCCTTCTCGACCACGTGCAGGGTCGTCACACGGCCGGGGTCGTACCGCGCCAGGGCTTTCGCCGACCGGCGGGCATCGTCCGGGTGTGCGACTGGCAGGAGGACGTGCTCGAGAAGGTCCCGATCGTAGCTCGTGTCCATGTGCGTACAAGACCGACCCGCAGCATAAGGTTTTGCGGCTCCGGGTAGCGGTTTCGACCCGTCGCCGACTCGAGGCGACACCGGCGTACCGGCCGTGCCTTCGTGAGCGACGGGGAGCCGGTCGACTCATACGGTCCGTTGGAGTTCGTTACCGGTGATCGATCCGCCAGGACGGCGATTACCGGTAAAACGCACCAACGATCCGTATCAGTAGCCGTCGAGGTCGTACAACTCGCCGTACTTCGACTCGACGTACTCGAGGAAGTAATCGGCGGTCAGCGGTTCGCCCGTCGCGACCTCGATCAGTTCCTCAGTCGGGTACCGCTGCCCGTACCGGTGGACGTGGTCGGTCATCCACTCCCAGATCGGCTCGAACTCGCCCTCGCGGACGAGACCGTCGACGTCCAAGTCCTCCCGGATCGCGGCGTCTAACTGCGCGGCCAGGACGCTGCCGACGGTGTACCCCTGGAAGGCGGCGAAACTGCTCGACCAGTGGGTGTCCTGGAGACAGCCCTCCGCGTCGGTCTCGGGGCGGACGCCCAGGTACTCCTCCATCTTCTCGTTCCAGACCTCGGGGATCTCCGAGACCGCGAGGTCGCCTTCGACGAACGCCCGGTCGATCTCACACCGGAGGATGATGTGGAGGTGGTAGGTGAGTTCGTCCGCCTCGACCCGGATGAGGTTCTCGGGGTAGATCCGGTTGACGGCGGCGTAGGCCTCGTCGACGGTGACGTCCTCCAAGTGCGGGAAGTGTTCTTTCACCCGCGGCAGGAACAGTTCCCAGAACGGCTTCGTGCGACCGACGTGGTTCTCCCAGAACCGGGACTGTGACTCGTGGACGCCGGAGGATCGGGACTGGCCGAGCGGATTGCCGTACTCCGCCTTCGGGAGGCCCAGTTGGTAGCTCGCGTGGCCGAACTCGTGGATCGTCGCCGTCAGCGCATCGATCGGGTCGTCATCCTTGAACCGCGTGGTGATCCGGGCGTCGAACTGGTTGCCCGACATGAACGGGTGGGGCGCGGTGTCGAGGCGGCCGTGCTCCTCGGGGTAGCCCAGCAGATCGACGACTTCCTCCGAGAGGGCCATCTGATCCGCCTCGTCGTAGGTGTACTCCAGATCGCGAAACACCGACGGTAGCTCCCGGCCGTCCGCCTCGATCGCCTCGATCAGCGGCACGAGCCCCTCGCGAAGTTCGTCGAAGATGTCCTCGACGGTCTCGAGCGGCAGGTACGGCTGGCTGTCCTCGTAGAGCACCCGATAGGGGTTCGCGTCGGAGTCGATCGCCGCCGCCCGCTCGCGGTGGAGGTCCCGCAGCTCCTCCAGGGCGGGTGCGAAGTGTTCGAAGTCGTCCTCCGCTTTGGCCTCTTGCCAGACCTGCTGGGCTTCGGCCTGGTGGGCCGCGAGCCGTTCGACGAGATCCGACGGTACCTCCGCGGAGCGCTC of the Halobiforma lacisalsi AJ5 genome contains:
- a CDS encoding helix-turn-helix domain-containing protein; translation: MSTILEFRLPLAAFPLGVAIEREPSRRVELERIVPTDETALPFFWVWGKTERDAFESDLRERRAVRELEEVSRTDEGRLYRARWNAEIEGFVRGVTEIGGTILRGRGTEEGWRVTIRFGERAAVSRFREYCHEHDVSITVDRIYTAAETGLEAGADGGYELTDEQRETVRHAYEAGYFRQPRGITQTELAEEFGLSQRAISRRLHRGLSRLVGSTVGADLEEADADTGRDGDGDREPENAS
- a CDS encoding sulfatase-like hydrolase/transferase, coding for MADSDPDTRPNVLLVLTDQERYDLSAPDGPPAETEAIDRLSSEGLRFERAFTPISICSSARASLLTGQFPHGHGMLNNCHEDDAIRPNLPADIPTFSELLDANGYDCTYTGKWHVGRDQTPETFGFSYLGGSDVHHDDIDDAFREYRRERGTPVGEVDLEEELYTGEDPRDGSEGTFVAATTPVDVEETRAWFLAERTIEALESHADGDGDPGPFFHRADFYGPHHPYVVPEPYASMYDPDEVELPDSYAETFDGKPQVHENYLHYRGVAGFDRELWAEAIAKYWGFVTLIDDQLGRVLEALDEYGLADGTVVVHASDHGDFAGGHRQFNKGPLMYDDTYRIPLQIRWPGEIDPGSVRAAPVLLHDLAPTFLELAGVSVPGAFDARSLVPLLENGGTVPDDVWPDSVFAQYHGDEFGLYSQRMVRTDRYKYVYNGPDVDELYELEADPAELQNLIDHPDYADVRASMRERLVEWMDRTDDPNRGWVPDALDLEETSAD
- a CDS encoding cobalamin-binding protein — protein: MRVVTTLPSATEIVAALGLEPVGVSHECDFPPEVESLPSVTRSRIESAASSGEIDRQVLETTADEDGVYEVDVATLERLDPDLIVTQGMCDVCAVDEAVVADAVAEIDADPEVLTTDPHSVEDVLADVDRIGAATGREERAREVRTELEERIAAVRDRTAGLGLESEDRPRVAIFDWTDPAMIAGHWTAELVEWAGGEYGLADPGERSRPREWDEIRDYDPEVVIVAPCGFDLEQTAANRTDLTEREGWADLTAVREGRVWAMDGDHYLNRPGPRLVDTLEAVAPIVQPGPGDVGPPTEVAIPFDELAELESRTLAPTDSRGE
- a CDS encoding SDR family oxidoreductase, producing the protein MTRPSDGTLERSVAIVTGASAGIGAATCRRLAAAGANVVLAARSEDRLTELATELEAEHGVETLVVPTNVREEEEVDALIDQTIEAFGGIDVLVNNAGLSRGSDVAELTTEEYETMQETNVDGVFYATRAAIPHVRERDGHLIFVGSFAGQYPRSFNPVYAASKWWVRGFAKSVAAQVGDDDVGVTIVNPSEVRSEFEATDGQTFAERFEEGEVTEPEEVADAIVFAASQERSSVSELDINRRDKFADGF
- a CDS encoding universal stress protein, with the translated sequence MDTSYDRDLLEHVLLPVAHPDDARRSAKALARYDPGRVTTLHVVEKGEGVPDKTPVEQSEEIAAESYAAVREVFPDAGEHTAYARNVVDAILEAADEVGASAIVYRSRGGSRLMQFLSGDLSLKLVTKADRPVVALPTAEDD
- a CDS encoding carboxypeptidase M32; translation: MATADEGHDIESAPDAYRDLLERSEKLTNLRMASMALGWDQRVMMPEGGTPARAGQLSTISGVSHDLLVDDEVGEWLEELKPAELTDEQAAVVRELRREYERSAEVPSDLVERLAAHQAEAQQVWQEAKAEDDFEHFAPALEELRDLHRERAAAIDSDANPYRVLYEDSQPYLPLETVEDIFDELREGLVPLIEAIEADGRELPSVFRDLEYTYDEADQMALSEEVVDLLGYPEEHGRLDTAPHPFMSGNQFDARITTRFKDDDPIDALTATIHEFGHASYQLGLPKAEYGNPLGQSRSSGVHESQSRFWENHVGRTKPFWELFLPRVKEHFPHLEDVTVDEAYAAVNRIYPENLIRVEADELTYHLHIILRCEIDRAFVEGDLAVSEIPEVWNEKMEEYLGVRPETDAEGCLQDTHWSSSFAAFQGYTVGSVLAAQLDAAIREDLDVDGLVREGEFEPIWEWMTDHVHRYGQRYPTEELIEVATGEPLTADYFLEYVESKYGELYDLDGY